The proteins below come from a single Argentina anserina chromosome 1, drPotAnse1.1, whole genome shotgun sequence genomic window:
- the LOC126788195 gene encoding LOW QUALITY PROTEIN: UDP-glycosyltransferase 91A1-like (The sequence of the model RefSeq protein was modified relative to this genomic sequence to represent the inferred CDS: deleted 1 base in 1 codon; substituted 2 bases at 2 genomic stop codons) codes for MDSITVLXLLPTMANNNKDSKLHIAMFPWLAFGHMLPYLELAKLVAGKGHKISFISTPKNIDRLPPLPPKLSHLINFVKLPLRQNQDLLKGAEATADLAENKVSHLKTAYDSLQEPITQFLKTSKPDWLLFDFAPYWVPKIAHTLGISTAFFSIMIAAVLSLIDPTLPEIAAGDRKFPEDYTVPPKWVPFPTHQVXEVLGLEKSGLPFFWALRTKDGEDAVKLPEGFEERNKGRGVVYRSWVPQLKIIAHDSFGVFLSHAGWSSVVEALTFGRPLVLLPMSNDQGLNARYFGEKRVGYELPRNEEDGSFTSEAVVESLRMVIEKEEGRVYREKAKELKHLFGDRERQNVYVDKFLEYLKTHKGWFSMIGDVNA; via the exons ATGGATTCCATCACTGTCCTGTGACTCCTTCCCACCATGGCAAATAATAACAAAGACAGTAAACTTCACATAGCCATGTTCCCATGGCTGGCCTTTGGCCATATGCTTCCATACCTTGAACTCGCCAAGCTGGTCGCCGGAAAAGGCCACAAAATCTCATTCATCTCCACCCCAAAAAACATTGACCGCCTTCCTCCTCTCCCGCCAAAACTCTCACACCTAATCAACTTCGTCAAGCTTCCACTGCGACAGAATCAGGATCTTCTGAAAGGTGCTGAGGCCACCGCGGACTTGGCCGAAAACAAAGTCTCGCATCTCAAGACAGCCTACGATTCTCTCCAAGAGCCAATCACCCAATTCCTCAAGACTTCAAAGCCGGATTGGCTACTTTTCGATTTCGCCCCTTACTGGGTACCAAAAATAGCCCATACTCTAGGGATTTCGACTGCCTTCTTCAGCATTATGATCGCCGCTGTTTTGTCCCTCATCGACCCCACCTTGCCGGAGATAGCTGCTGGTGACCGAAAATTCCCGGAGGATTACACTGTCCCTCCAAAGTGGGTGCCATTTCCGACCCATCAGGTTTG AGAAGTCCTAGGTTTGGAGAAGTCCGGTTTGCCCTTCTTTTGGGCTCTGAGAACCAAAGACGGCGAGGACGCGGTAAAGCTGCCGGAGGGTTTTGAGGAGAGAAATAAAGGGCGGGGAGTGGTGTACAGGAGTTGGGTACCACAACTGAAAATAATAGCTCACGACTCGTTCGGTGTGTTTCTCAGTCACGCTGGTTGGAGCTCGGTGGTGGAGGCGTTGACTTTTGGAAGACCGTTGGTGTTGTTGCCCATGTCGAATGATCAAGGTCTGAATGCGAGGTATTTTGGAGAGAAGAGGGTCGGGTATGAACTGCCGAGGAACGAGGAAGATGGGTCGTTTACGAGTGAGGCAGTGGTGGAGTCGCTGAGGATGGTGATAGAGAAGGAGGAGGGGAGGGTTTACAGGGAGAAGGCCAAGGAGTTGAAGCATCTGTTCGGAGACAGGGAGAGGCAAAATGTGTACGTTGACAAGTTTCTGGAGTACCTCAAAACCCACAAAGGATGGTTCAGCATGATTGGGGACGTTAATGCATGA